In one Lolium rigidum isolate FL_2022 chromosome 3, APGP_CSIRO_Lrig_0.1, whole genome shotgun sequence genomic region, the following are encoded:
- the LOC124694933 gene encoding endo-1,4-beta-xylanase 5-like, with protein MRGSMERSAVFFLVWAAALLNAALMAQSVPYDYSSSSECLAEPLEPHYGGGVIVNPNFDDGLKGWSVFGYSSVAEASSAATGNRYAVATNRTRSYQSVSQKVYLQNDTHYTLSAWLQVSDGSADVVAVVKTADGFVHAGGVDARSGCWSVLKGGLTTAASGPAELYFESNSTVDMWVDNVSLQPFSREEWDAHRGAAIKKARKKTVRLRARDTAGNPVPGARISVEHVRSGFPLGSAMSSEILHNQRYQQWFTQRFTVTTFENEMKWYSTEVVPGREDYSVPDAMLRFAQSHGIAVRGHNIFWDDPSTQMGWVKALSPDQLRRATAKRIKSVMSRYAGKVIAWDVVNENLHYDFFEDKFGSGASAAFYRKAHGMDGGALMSMNDFNTLEQPGDPNGQPSKYLRKLWQIKGAFPGNGNGARMAIGLEGHFGATPNIPYVRAALDTMSQAGVPIWLTEIDVAPGPDHAHHLEQVMREVYSHPAVHGIILWTAWHANRCYVMCLTDNNFKNLPVGDVVDKLIGEWRTSSHVGVADADGYYETELFHGDYKVTVAHPEAAANAAVVQSLSVDKESDNEYTIHV; from the exons ATGCGAGGCTCCATGGAGAGGTCAGCCGTCTTCTTCCTGGTGTGGGCCGCCGCCCTGCTGAACG CTGCTCTCATGGCGCAGTCAGTTCCTTACGACTACTCGTCCAGCTCCGAG TGCCTGGCTGAGCCCCTGGAGCCTCACTACGGCGGCGGCGTCATCGTCAACCCGAACTTCGACGACGGTCTCAAGGGCTGGTCGGTCTTCGGGTACAGCAGCGTCGCCGAGGcctcctcggcggcgacgggcaacCGGTACGCCGTTGCCACGAACCGGACGCGTTCGTACCAGAGCGTCAGCCAGAAGGTGTACCTGCAGAACGACACGCACTACACCCTCTCAG CTTGGTTGCAGGTTAGCGACGGAAGCGCCGACGTAGTAGCCGTCGTGAAGACGGCCGACGGCTTCGTCCACGCCGGGGGCGTCGACGCCAGGTCCGGCTGCTGGTCCGTTCTCAAAGGCGGCctcaccaccgccgcctccggccCGGCAGAGCTCTACTTCGAG AGCAACTCGACGGTGGACATGTGGGTGGACAACGTGTCGCTGCAGCCGTTCTCGAGGGAGGAGTGGGACGCCCACCGCGGCGCGGCCATCAAGAAGGCCCGGAAGAAGACGGTGCGGCTGCGCGCCCGCGACACGGCCGGCAACCCGGTGCCGGGGGCGCGGATAAGCGTGGAGCACGTCCGGAGCGGCTTCCCGCTGGGGTCGGCAATGAGCAGTGAGATCCTGCACAACCAGAGGTACCAGCAGTGGTTCACCCAGCGGTTCACGGTGACCACCTTCGAGAACGAGATGAAGTGGTACAGCACGGAGGTGGTGCCGGGGCGGGAGGACTACTCCGTGCCTGACGCCATGCTCCGGTTCGCGCAGAGCCACGGCATCGCCGTGCGCGGGCACAACATCTTCTGGGACGACCCGAGCACGCAGATGGGGTGGGTGAAGGCGCTCAGCCCCGACCAGctccgccgcgccaccgccaAGAGGATCAAGTCCGTCATGTCGCGCTACGCCGGCAAGGTGATCGCGTGGGACGTGGTGAACGAGAACCTGCACTACGACTTCTTCGAGGACAAGTTCGGCTCCGGCGCGTCGGCGGCGTTCTACCGGAAGGCGCACGGCATGGACGGCGGCGCGCTCATGTCCATGAACGACTTCAACACGCTGGAGCAGCCCGGGGACCCCAACGGCCAGCCCAGCAAGTACCTCCGCAAGCTGTGGCAGATCAAGGGCgccttccccggcaacggcaacgGCGCCCGGATGGCCATCGGCCTCGAGGGCCACTTCGGCGCCACGCCCAACATCCCCTACGTCCGGGCGGCGCTCGACACCATGTCGCAGGCCGGCGTGCCCATCTGGCTCACGGAGATCGACGTGGCGCCGGGCCCCGACCACGCGCACCACCTGGAGCAGGTGATGAGGGAGGTGTACTCGCACCCCGCCGTGCACGGCATCATCCTCTGGACGGCGTGGCACGCCAACAGGTGCTACGTCATGTGCCTCACCGACAACAACTTCAAGAACCTCCCCGTCGGGGACGTCGTCGACAAGCTCATCGGGGAGTGGAGGACGAGCTCGCACGTCGGCGTGGCGGACGCCGACGGCTACTACGAGACGGAGCTGTTCCACGGGGACTACAAGGTCACCGTCGCCCacccggaggcggcggcgaacgcCGCCGTCGTGCAGAGCCTCAGCGTGGATAAGGAGTCCGACAACGAGTACACCATACACGTCTAG
- the LOC124694448 gene encoding endo-1,4-beta-xylanase 4-like, which yields MKDFTGKFVLLLSVVLLFEGCLAKSYKSDKSEKSEKSDKSVTYDYSANIECEKEPPKPLYGGGILTSAEAPATVSAGGKKLLMAKSKSAPAKGSTLKVELEKDTHYALSAWLQLSKSTGDVRAILVTPDGNFNTAGMIVVQSGCWTMLKGGATSVAAGKGELFFETNVTAELMVDSMALQPFSFEEWQSHRDESIAKERKKKVKITIHDSDGNVLPDAELSLERVAKGFPLGNAMTKEILDIPEYEKWFTSRFTVATMENEMKWYSTEYDQNQELYEIPDKMLALAEKYNISVRGHNVFWDDQSKQMDWVSKLSVPQLKKAMAKRLKNVVSRYAGKLIHWDVLNENLHYSFFEDKLGKDASAEVFKEVAKLDDKPILFMNEYNTIEEPNDAAPLPTKYLAKLKQIQSYPGNSKLKYGIGLESHFDTPNIPYVRGSLDTLAMAKVPIWLTEIDVKKGPKQVEYLEEVMREGFAHPGVKGIVLWGAWHAKECYVMCLTDKNFKNLPVGDIVDKLIAEWKAVPKDAKTDDKGVFEAELFHGEYNVTVKHKSLKDPIVHTVNLDSKSEVTIKAKE from the exons ATGAAGGACTTCACAGGAAAGTTCGTCCTCCTCTTGTCTGTTGTCCTCCTCTTTGAAG GATGCTTGGCTAAATCTTACAAATCAGATAAGTCGGAGAAATCGGAGAAGTCGGATAAATCAGTTACATATGACTATTCAGCAAACATTGAG TGCGAGAAGGAGCCACCAAAACCATTGTACGGTGGCGGCATCCTGACCAGTGCTGAGGCGCCGGCCACTGTGTCGGCTGGTGGCAAGAAGCTCCTAATGGCAAAGAGCAAGAGCGCCCCAGCAAAGGGCTCCACACTCAAGGTCGAGCTCGAAAAGGATACTCACTATGCCCTCTCTG CTTGGCTGCAGCTTTCCAAGAGCACCGGTGACGTGAGGGCCATCCTGGTGACACCCGACGGTAACTTCAACACCGCAGGCATGATAGTGGTCCAGTCCGGCTGCTGGACCATGCTCAAGGGTGGCGCCACCTCTGTCGCTGCAGGCAAGGGCGAGCTCTTCTTTGAG ACCAACGTAACCGCAGAGTTGATGGTGGATAGCATGGCGCTGCAGCCCTTCAGCTTCGAAGAATGGCAGTCTCATCGCGATGAATCTATTGCCAAG GAGCGCAAGAAGAAAGTAAAGATCACCATCCACGACTCCGACGGCAATGTGCTGCCGGACGCAGAGCTGTCCCTGGAGCGGGTGGCCAAGGGTTTCCCCCTTGGCAACGCAATGACGAAGGAGATCTTGGACATCCCAGAGTATGAGAAGTGGTTCACATCACGGTTCACGGTGGCAACGATGGAAAACGAGATGAAGTGGTACAGCACGGAATACGACCAGAATCAAGAGTTGTACGAGATCCCGGACAAGATGCTGGCTCTGGCAGAAAAGTACAACATCTCGGTGCGTGGGCACAATGTGTTCTGGGACGACCAGAGCAAACAGATGGATTGGGTGAGCAAGCTGAGCGTGCCACAGCTCAAGAAGGCAATGGCGAAACGGCTGAAGAATGTGGTGTCTCGCTATGCCGGTAAGCTCATCCACTGGGACGTGCTCAATGAGAACCTCCACTACAGCTTCTTCGAGGACAAGCTCGGTAAGGATGCCTCTGCCGAGGTCTTCAAGGAGGTGGCCAAGCTTGACGACAAGCCCATCCTCTTCATGAACGAGTATAACACCATCGAGGAGCCCAACGATGCAGCGCCGCTGCCTACCAAGTACCTTGCCAAGCTCAAGCAGATTCAGTCATACCCCGGCAACAGTAAGCTCAAGTACGGCATCGGCTTGGAGAGCCACTTCGACACCCCCAACATCCCCTATGTGAGGGGCTCACTCGACACCCTTGCGATGGCCAAGGTCCCCATCTGGCTCACTGAGATCGACGTAAAGAAGGGGCCCAAGCAAGTGGAgtacctggaggaggtgatgaggGAGGGGTTTGCGCACCCAGGGGTGAAGGGCATAGTGCTGTGGGGTGCTTGGCATGCCAAAGAGTGCTATGTCATGTGCCTCACGGATAAGAACTTCAAGAACCTTCCTGTTGGGGACATCGTTGACAAGCTCATCGCCGAGTGGAAGGCCGTGCCCAAGGACGCCAAGACCGATGATAAGGGTGTATTCGAGGCTGAGCTCTTCCACGGTGAATACAATGTTACCGTGAAGCACAAGTCACTCAAGGACCCCATTGTGCACACAGTGAATCTTGACTCGAAGTCAGAGGTCACCATCAAGGCTAAGGAGTAA
- the LOC124701245 gene encoding elongator complex protein 5, with protein MADAAVRCLRDGRLDGEHAPALAVQGSLQCCPLAARAMLHLAAAVASNAAAGKAQARGLVVVAFDRSPEVYLDFMRRSGLDSNALGRCVRILDCYSDPLGWKQIIRSQSHQEDSGTPCSTNEGNITIFRSVNDVDKLLCSMIDLGRGFEGEGKTYFSVAVDSISSMLRHASVQSISALLSNLRSHDQISSILWLIHSDLHEPKFSRAFECLSTIVACVEPEGVDSVFGEEHMGNISFLEHNYSRAKFNVRLKRRNGRVKHLYEELHVEGYDVKFLSSSLSMQVNQSLLPKVQFNLELSDKERSDRANVVLPFEHQGKGEPIRIYDGRRSLLEAQQDSDLTKTALLDETKAPKSATAKGEIHYIRDSDDERPDSDEDPDDDLDI; from the exons ATGGCGGACGCGGCCGTGAGGTGCCTCCGGGACGGACGCCTCGACGGGGAGCACGCGCCGGCGCTGGCCGTGCAGGGCTCCCTCCAGTGCTGCCCGCTCGCCGCGCGCGCCATGCTCCACCTCGCGGCCGCCGTCGCCTCCAACGCGGCCGCCGGGAAGGCGCAGGCCAG GGGACTTGTGGTTGTGGCGTTTGACCGGAGCCCGGAAGTTTACCTGGATTTCATGCGGCGGAGCGGCCTGGATTCAAACGCTTTGGGTCGATG TGTTCGGATATTGGATTGCTATTCAGACCCGCTTGGTTGGAAGCAGATTATTCGAAGCCAGTCGCACCAAGAGGACAGTGGAACACCTTGCTCAACAAACGAAGGCAACATCACAATTTTCAGAAGCGTGAACGATGTTGATAAGTTGCTGTGCTCCATGATTGATCTTGGAAGAG GATTTGAAGGAGAGGGCAAGACctatttttccgttgctgtcgattcA ATAAGCTCTATGTTAAGGCATGCTTCAGTGCAATCAATTTCAGCCCTTCTTAGTAATCTTCGAAGCCATG ATCAGATATCATCAATCCTCTGGTTAATCCATTCAGACCTCCACGAACCCAAGTTTTCCCGAGCTTTTGAATGTCTTTCTACCATAGTTGCTTGTGTAGAGCCAGAAGGTGTCGATTCGGTATTTGGAGAAGAGCATATGGGGAACATATCTTTCCTTGAGCATAACTATTCTAGAGCAAAGTTCAATGTGCGCCTGAAACGAAGGAATGGGCGAGTAAAACATCTG TATGAAGAGTTACATGTGGAGGGGTATGATGtaaaatttctttcttcttctttaagTATGCAAGTGAACCAGAGTCTGCTGCCTAAG GTCCAGTTCAATCTTGAGCTGTCAGATAAGGAACGAAGTGACAGGGCAAATGTTGTTCTTCCCTTCGAACATCAAG GAAAAGGCGAGCCTATCCGTATATATGATGGGCGGCGATCTCTCCTAGAGGCTCAGCAAGATTCAGACTTAACTAAAACAGCTCTCCTAGATGAAACAAAAGCTCCTAAATCTGCAACCGCAAAAGGTGAAATTCATTACATTCGCGATTCTGATGATGAGCGACCTGACTCGGATGAAGACCCAGATGATGATTTGGATATTTAG
- the LOC124694925 gene encoding yrdC domain-containing protein, mitochondrial translates to MKACARAAGERLPLVRAPARQPLAQSFLKVGKLYSQHETKCVVSCSVNVSENISHRVEDSTEHIFPASKDHVAKAIDAINGGQVIAVPTDTIYGFSCDACSAEAVNRIYEIKGRIHTRPLAICVADVPDISRFAVVDHLPDGLLHSLLPGPVTVVLKRGENSILERSLNPGLDSIGVRVPYLDFIRSIARGAGSALALTSANLSGRPSSVSVKDFGDLWPHCSYVFDGGVLPSGRAGSTIVDLITPGVYKILRDGSSREETTAVLGKFGFVEAS, encoded by the exons atgAAGGCGTGTGCTAGGGCGGCAGGGGAGAGGCTCCCTCTGGTTCGCGCCCCCGCCAGACAACCGCTGGCTCAGAG CTTTCTGAAGGTCGGCAAATTATATTCTCAACATGAGACAAAGTGTGTTGTGTCCTGCTCAGTGAATGTGTCAGAAAACATTTCACACCGCGTAGAAGACAGCACAGAACACATTTTTCCAGCATCGAAAGATCATGTGGCGAAAGCAATCGACGCAATAAATGGGGGACAAGTGATCGCGGTGCCCACAGATACAATATACGGGTTTTCTTGTGATGCCTG TTCTGCGGAAGCAGTAAATCGGATATATGAGATCAAAGGACGCATACATACACGCCCTTTGGCAATCTGTGTTGCTGATGTCCCAGACATATCAAGGTTTGCAGTGGTGGATCATTTGCCAGATGGGTTGCTTCACAGTCTACTTCCTGGGCCTGTCACTGTTGTTTTGAAACGAG GTGAAAACAGTATATTGGAGAGATCACTTAATCCTGGTCTGGACAGCATTGGTGTACGTGTGCCATATCTGGACTTCATACGATCCATTGCTCGTGGTGCTGGGAGTGCACTTGCACTTACAAGCGCCAACTTAAGCGGTCGACCTAGTAGTGTCAGCGTCAAAGACTTTGGAGATCTGTGGCCACATTGTTCATATGTGTTTGATGGTGGAGTACTTCCTTCTGGGCGTGCTGGTTCAACAATTGTTGACCTGATAACACCAGGAGTCTACAAGATATTGAGAGATGGAAG TTCAAGGGAGGAAACAACGGCTGTGCTTGGCAAGTTTGGCTTTGTTGAAGCTTCATGA